TAATTGATCAGTATTATTTAGAGTAAAAAGCCAACTCAAACAAGCACCTATCACTCCATCTaagattagcaaaaataaaatcccAACCTCCTTTTTGGTGTATGTGTTGTCCGTAATGTAACAGAACTGTTCCACCTCGGGAGCAACAATCTCCTCGTATTTACTGGACAGATTGTCATCATTAAGTTATAATGCATCattcatatacttttatatatttatagagTCAAACACATCCGCATGCCTAAAGACAAAATGAAGTAAATGAAAATCTTACGCTGCAATCATCATGCAGGCAACCCCCAGCAACTGCAATTGTTTTCTATTCATCACATTGCCAGAAAGATAACGGTCTACATAGTTGATAGTCAGAAATAGAGTTTCTGGTACAAGCCTGAACTCTTCAGCAACCTGTAAGTCATGATCACCATCAATCTAACAGAAATTGAGGATATTGACAGATGAGCTTTTTTTTATAATGCAAGGAAAACCCACTGTTCAAGATATGTAATGGTTGTTAAACATTAAACAAATCCAGACAGTGGGTTTACCTCTACTAGCCAATCAATCAGAACAGCACGCATGCCGGCATTAATGTCTTTCTGGATTGTTTCCATAAAGTCCATGGAGGGCCTTCTATTTTCCTGAGACCCAAGAAATCGAATCAATCGCATTACACAAGTGGATGCAAGAAAGGGGAAGTTATAAATAACTTGATAAGATTGTTGCAAGAACTTATTCTACAGACAAACTTGTACATGAAATGTGCAGACTAATATCCAATTTGGAGATGGGATTCAAATTAAACAAGTTAGCTAATTCACTAATTGGATTTTAATGCAATAATACTACAAGAAAATAGGTTTACCAAAATACAGGACTATGTCCTACATCTTATGAAATTCTTGTCCAAGTgaatttcatccatccatacAATTTTCCCATTATgtcaatttttttccttttgacaTTCTGTATTCTTAAACTAGCATAGACAAATCTTATAGTGAGATATAACATTAATTTACAGTTAGTATCCaccaaaaaaaatgacaaacaaaaaTGACCATGTATCAGAATAATTGACAACTAGTTTATAAGATATTGATAAAGTTTGTCGGTTTACAATAATAACTAGAATCTTAATTTGTTAGGACGCAAACAATATAATGTTTATATTCTGAAAGATCTCAAGAGTAGGGTTCTGATCTCCCATGTGAGCCTCTTTCCACCAGTACAGAGACCAAAGGTGGAAATTCAACATTTTATAGAGAGGTTGCAACTGCACTAACTGGAACTCAAGATCAACTATTCCAGTAGCATGTTAAATGATTTGTTAGGATGTAAGCCAACTACCATTTTATATACTTtacctaaaaagaaaaaaaaaaagtcatgcaTGTACAATTTAATGCAATTCCATAAAAGTAACCTATTGCATACAAGCATTTCATATCCCACTTTAACAGTCAGTTAATCACGTTGGCTTCCAAATAGCTGTTACTAAGGACATGCTCTAATTTTTACAACCAAAAACCAATTTACCCCTTAAGATGTTAGCTTCGTTAAAGTAATTTACAACATCATGCCTGTTTAAACTGGTTGTGCTTACAATCCAGAAGAAGTAAAACTGACAGAATGAAAATTATGCTGCTGCAACTACAGAAATCAAATTGTGTAACATGTTTATGAGACTCTTGTCCAACTGCAACCCACTAAGAATAGCATGCAGTAAGCATGTCATTTCTAAATGACCCAACAAATATTAGTAGATTCGAAGAAAACTTCATAAGAAGGTAAGTAAATGTGTAAAAAGTGGTTACAGTAATATACAGGAAAGCAGTGTCAAACCTCAGATTCACGCAAGTGCTTGTATATGTCAGGAGCAATGGCTGCACAAAACTGTGGATCCATAAAATTGTCATCCATAGCAACGACTTTATCTGTTGCATCCATATCGAAAAATATATCTTTCTTCCAGATATTGGCTGAAATCAAGATTCAAAAATGATATATTTTAGAGGGCAGAAAATAATATTTCTTGATAAAAAAGGTTAAGTAATGTATCATGGCTAACAACCACACTGATCATGATGTATACCATGTCTCTTTTAACAAATTAAATGAGGGAGGATCCTCAACTAAAACAAAcagcagagaaagagagagagagagaggaagaagaaaacaatcTTTAAAAGAAGAAACCTTCTTTTCCTGGATGGTTCGAAATGAATAGGCTCTTAGTTGTTTTCTTCTCAATCCATTTAACATCTGAAACATCCTCATTGTCAATATATTCAAATTCTGGAGAATTTAACGAATCACATGTAGACATGCTCTCATCCAAAGAAACTGAAGCACTAACTGATCTGCTTGGAGATGCATCCCAGCTTCTGAATGCATGATTTATGCAACTGAGAGCAGGAAGGACAGTACCACTGCTGCTTGGAGAAGGATCAGTGCAAAATACTTTGATAGCCGGATCAGTTCCTGAGAATGATGTATCACTGAAAGGAACCAGGATGTTTGATTTTGCACTCAACGATGCTTGAAAGACATTCCCTGACAAGCCAGTATTACTCGTGCAAGATGACACTTCCTTTGTCGTCTTAGCAGTCGTCTTATTGGCAATCGTCTTAGCAATTTTATTTGTACATGGCACCTTCAAGTATACAACACAGTCAATCTCTTTATCAAAAAATTATTGTCAATACACCTATACACCCGGTAGTAAGGTCAAAAAGCATTGACTTCTCCATGTTAACACAAATTGAAATATCACAAAACTTTACTATATCCATAAACTGAAAGGCAATTTGATGTAATCACTCTACAAACATTTTGTGTAGACAAAGATaggtatttaattatttaaccaGCTGGTAAATGACATACCAAATTTATGCATATATGAAAGAATTAAATATATACATTAATCTCTCATCTGCATTTCGAACATACAATAGTTAATATTCCTAGAAGAATTACCTTGACCTAATTTATGTGATTTATGCTGTCaaaattgattaaatatacattAAAATGAAGATTAAGCATCTTGAACtagatattgttttttttttaagaaatcaaCGAACCCATTTTACTAAACCAATCAAATCGCCCCAATTTCCTGTAGAAACTCGAAACCACTTCAAATAATTTatcaaagaacaaaaaataattcaacATTTGGGTTACGTACAAAGCAATATTCAAGGTTCAGGTAATTTCaacgttt
Above is a window of Malus sylvestris chromosome 15, drMalSylv7.2, whole genome shotgun sequence DNA encoding:
- the LOC126601408 gene encoding cyclin-A1-1-like isoform X1, with amino-acid sequence MSTRNRRQPSLSSSLSETKKPSISHHPDKKPMAAKTQVLKKRTALADVTNQRNRCQSVPPTLASSKPMVPCTNKIAKTIANKTTAKTTKEVSSCTSNTGLSGNVFQASLSAKSNILVPFSDTSFSGTDPAIKVFCTDPSPSSSGTVLPALSCINHAFRSWDASPSRSVSASVSLDESMSTCDSLNSPEFEYIDNEDVSDVKWIEKKTTKSLFISNHPGKEANIWKKDIFFDMDATDKVVAMDDNFMDPQFCAAIAPDIYKHLRESEENRRPSMDFMETIQKDINAGMRAVLIDWLVEVAEEFRLVPETLFLTINYVDRYLSGNVMNRKQLQLLGVACMMIAAKYEEIVAPEVEQFCYITDNTYTKKEVLQMESSVLNHLKFEMTAPTALCFLRRFCFAAQKTSKVPSEHFRCLASYITELSLLEYSMLCYAPSLIAASAAFLAKYILSPLKKPWNSTLRHYTLYQASDLFDCVKALHQLCCNGCGSNLPAVREKYCQHKYKFVAKTYCPPSIPPEFFQDLSN
- the LOC126601408 gene encoding cyclin-A1-1-like isoform X2, giving the protein MSTRNRRQPSLSSSLSETKKPSISHHPDKKPMAAKTQVLKKRTALADVTNQRNRCQSVPPTLASSKPMVPCTNKIAKTIANKTTAKTTKEVSSCTSNTGLSGNVFQASLSAKSNILVPFSDTSFSGTDPAIKVFCTDPSPSSSGTVLPALSCINHAFRSWDASPSRSVSASVSLDESMSTCDSLNSPEFEYIDNEDVSDVKWIEKKTTKSLFISNHPGKEANIWKKDIFFDMDATDKVVAMDDNFMDPQFCAAIAPDIYKHLRESEVAEEFRLVPETLFLTINYVDRYLSGNVMNRKQLQLLGVACMMIAAKYEEIVAPEVEQFCYITDNTYTKKEVLQMESSVLNHLKFEMTAPTALCFLRRFCFAAQKTSKVPSEHFRCLASYITELSLLEYSMLCYAPSLIAASAAFLAKYILSPLKKPWNSTLRHYTLYQASDLFDCVKALHQLCCNGCGSNLPAVREKYCQHKYKFVAKTYCPPSIPPEFFQDLSN